The genomic window AAGCCTTGGAAGAACGGGGCGGAGAAGTCGGGTTCGACCTCGGGGATGTCGACATCGGTGAGGACTGCGGTCAGGGGGGACATGGTGCTCCTTTGCTGGGGTCAGATGAGGGGGAGGCCGCGGGACGCCATGAACGGCTGCGGGTCGACCGAGATGCCGTTGGAGATGACTTCGAAGTGCAGGTGGCAGCCGAACGACTTGCCGGTGTTGCCCTCCGCCCCCAGCGGCGTGCCCGCGGTCACCGAGTCCCCAACCGCGGCGCGCAGCGAATCCCACTGCATGTGCCCGTAGAGGGTGACCAGCCCATCGCCGTGATCGATACGGACCGCGTTTCCGTAACCCTGGTACGCGCCGGCCGTGATGACCCGTCCGGGACCGGCGGCGAAGACGGTGCTGCCGCATCCCTGCGCCATGTCGTACCCCTGATGGTCGGTCGAGCAGTAGCTGCAGCCGACCACCGGGTTATAGCCGAACCCGCGTCCCTTCAAGTAGTCGCCCGCCAGTGGGTAGCCCCATTCGCCGCTGACGGCGGGCATCGTGCCCCGCTCCGGCGCCGCGGCGGCAACGGCCGATCCGAGCGTCGCGAAGGGGATCGCAAACAGCGGGGTGAGGAGGAACGCTGATACCGTCAGCATCAGGATCACCATTCCGATCAGAACCTTCCGCAGCGTCCTCGACTGGGCGAGGGCGGTGACGGCGGCGACCGGGGCTCCCATGTCAGGGCTCCATCGGCTCCGTGAAGTACCGGACCACCTTGCAGTCCCCAGCCTGCTGCCCCGAGTCCGGTGTCGGGACCGACCTGGCCCCGCAGAGCACCTGCACGCTCACCCGCACCGTCTCGTCGTAGGACGACTCCGCCCCCGCATCGTCCTCACGCGTAAACCTCAGCACCACATCCGCCGTGCCAATCGCCATATCACTGGACTCGTCATCCGGTACCGGGACGAGCTCGACATTGCCGGCGACGTCGGCGAGCACGCGGCCGTCCTCACTGGCGAGCGAATCCCACTCCGCCTCCGGAAGCACCACTCCCTGCCGCAACTCGAGCTGAGCGGCGGCCAACTCGGCCCGCTGATCGGCCTCCGAGGCGTAGCGGGTGTCTGGGGTAAACCATGAGTCGAGGTAAGTGAGCCACTCGTCACGCGTCGCTTGCGTGGTGTCGAAGGAGCTCGCCGCGGCGAGAGCCGCACGGATGTACGCATCCGGGTCCGTGGTGACGGGCTCCGCGACCCATCCGTTCTCCTCGACGGTCGCATCGACCACGGGATCGTCGACCGGCGGGGATTCAGAAACACTGGGAGAGGGCGTGCCCGGCAGGCCGCCGGTCGTCGGGTTAGGCGATGCCTGCTGGCTCGTGATCACCGCGATGACGATCGCGACGACTCCCACTAGGAGAACAAGCCCTCCGACGATCGCCCACAGCAAGCCGCGTCCGGCGAGACGCTCAGTCGCCATCATCATTGACCTTCCTGACTGACCAGGACGGCGTCGATGTGCGAGGCAAGCCTTCCGCGCCAAGGACTCCGTTGCGGCATCCTATGCACGCCGCGTCGCAATCGAAAAGGTATTCTTTTGGAGAAAAGAACGGCTCGCGCGACGAATCAGCGGTGGCCACGGGGGGAGCGCCATCGCCTATCCCGCGAACAATACTCGCCAATTGCCGGGGTTGTCTGTAGAGATTTTGGGGGACAACGGCGACGGTGGGGAGGCTGAACCTCGCCCCTCGATCAGTCGTCCGCGCTCGCATAAGTGTACGGTACACCCGTACACTCGATTTGTGAACGACTAAAGCGTTTA from Microbacterium sulfonylureivorans includes these protein-coding regions:
- a CDS encoding M23 family metallopeptidase; this encodes MVILMLTVSAFLLTPLFAIPFATLGSAVAAAAPERGTMPAVSGEWGYPLAGDYLKGRGFGYNPVVGCSYCSTDHQGYDMAQGCGSTVFAAGPGRVITAGAYQGYGNAVRIDHGDGLVTLYGHMQWDSLRAAVGDSVTAGTPLGAEGNTGKSFGCHLHFEVISNGISVDPQPFMASRGLPLI